GGTTCAGTGCTATATCAATCGGCGAACTCCGGTCTGATAGTCTCAGATCGCTGCACGACAACGAAAGAGACATAAGGATCATACAGAACAGAATAATTCTGGAGCTTTTCATGTTACCTCCTGTCCAGAGATGCAATCTAACATGCGCGAAGGCGGCTGGAATTGTCAAGGTTTAACTATGTCTTGCGATTGCGATGCATACTCTTAATCCGGGATAAGCAGCACGCTTGAGGAGATGTGACCTTTGGGCATATGTAACTCGATTCGCGTCAATCCCTCACCACCCTCATCGGGTAGCTGCCGAGGATTCGGATGAAATGGGTGATTTCGCTCAGATGATCGAGAGCTTTCTTGACATGCTGTTCTTTGATCGATCCTGCAAAATCAACATAGAAGTTGTACTGCCATGCTTTCTTGCGCACCGGTCGTGACTCGATTTTTGTCAAATCGATGTCACGCAGCGCGAACACCGACAACGCTTTGAACAGCACCCCCGGCTGATTCTTCATCGAAAACACAATCGAGGTCTTGGCGCGACCTTGGAAGCCCGGCTGAGTTCGCCCGAGCAACAGGAAGCGAGTGTAATTGGACTTCTCGTCTTCGATAGATTTCTTCATAATCTTCATCTTGTAGATTTCAGCGGCGTATGGTCGCGCGATCGCTGCAGTATTGTCGAGCTTTTTCTCAGCGAGCATCTTCACCGCACCCGCCGTATCGTAGTAAGTAACCGGCTCTAACCTGGGATGCTTTTTGAAGAAATCCCGACACTGATCGAGTGCCGCTGGATGTGAATAGACCTGCTTGATCCTCGAAAGGCTTGCGTTTGGTAGCGCAATCAAGCTGTGCTGAACACGCGCCTGTGTTTCGCCTACGACTTTGAGATCGTGTTCAAGAAGAAGATCGTAGTTCTTGTGGATCGAACCGATCAGCGAATTTTCGATTGGAATAACACCAAGAATCGCCCTGCGACTTTCGACAAGCTCGAAAACCGCCTCGAATGTCTCGCAGTGAATCGGGATTATGTCGTTTCCGACCAGCTCTTTTGCGGCGACCTCGGAGAATGAGCCTCGTTCGCCCTGAAATGCAACCTTCTTGGGACTCATATAGAGCTAATCGGACAGTGCACATATTCCTGAAGACGTATCTGCCGCACGCAGCCCTGCTAATTCTTCATAGAATCGAGGAATTTTGTATTGGTTTTGCTCTTCTTGATTCTGTCGAGCAGGAATTCCATACCCTCGACCGGGTTCATCTCCGCAAGGAACTTCCGCATGATCCAGACTTTGTTGAGCTGATCGGACGAAAGCAGCAGTTCTTCTTTTCTCGTGCCGGAGCGGTTGATGTCCATCGCCGGGAAGATTCTTCTGTCGGAGAGTCTTCTGTCGAGCACGATTTCCATATTGCCGGTGCCCTTGAACTCCTCGAAAATGACCTCGTCCATTCGCGATCCGGTTTCGATCAGTGCGGTTCCGATGATCGTCAGCGATCCGCCCTCTTCGATGTTTCTCGCGGCTCCGAAGAAACGTTTCGGACGGTGCAATGCGTTCGAATCGACACCACCGGAGAGAATCTTGCCGGAGTGCGGCACGACCGAGTTGTGCGCGCGCGCGAGACGCGTGATCGAGTCGAGGAGGATGACCACATCGTGCTGATGCTCCACGAGTCTCTTCGCTTTGTTGATGACCATGTCTGCGACCTGAACATGACGCTCCGCCGGCTCGTCGAACGTCGATGACACAACCTCGCCCTTAACAGAGCGCTTCATCTCGGTGACTTCCTCCGGACGCTCGTCGATCAGGAGCACGATCAGCTTCATCTCGGGGTGGTTAGAGGTAATCGCGTTTGCGATTCGCTGCAGGATGATTGTCTTACCAGCTTTCGGAGGCGATACGATAAGTCCTCTCTGTCCTTTGCCAATCGGTGTCATCAAATCCATGATGCGAGTGGTGTATTCGCTCGGGGAGTATTCGAGCTTGATCTTGTCCTGCGGATAGAGGGGAGTGAGGTTATCGAACAGGATTTTGTGCTTGGCGATTTCCGGATTCTCGAAGTTTGCAGCCTCGATTTTCAACAGTGCGAAATACCGTTCGGATTCTTTCGGCGGACGCACCTGGCCAGACACAGTGTCACCAGTCTTGAGATCGAATCGCTTGATCTGTGACGGTGAGACATAGATGTCATCCGGACCGGGCAGATAGTTGTAGTCTGACGACCGGAGGAACCCGTAACCTTCGTCGAGAATTTCGAGCACTCCTTCCGCGAAGATCAGACCATCTTTTTCGGTTTTAGCTTCGAGGATTTTGAATATCAACTCCTGTTTTCGGAGGCCGGAGACGCCGGGTATGTCGAGCTCTTCAGCCATTTTAAGGAGCTCGGCTATGGTTTTGGTTTTGAGGTCAACAATGTCCATTATAGACACCTTCCTTGTATTGTTAAGATTTCAATTTTCGCGATTAAACTGGAAAATGTTACAATCTAGGGGATTTTGGGGATATTAGTCTCTCTGATATTCCTCCTTCACCCGTTCAATCGGGGCATCGCCCCACAGCCTCTCAAGCCCATAAAATTCACGTCTTTCCTTTAGCAACACATGTACAACCACATCAATGCAATCCATGAGGACCCAAGATCCGTACGGCAGGCCTTCAATGTGCCACGGCTTCTGATCCTCCTGTGTCAGACTTTCTTTGATGTGATCCGCGATTGCTTTTACATGAACGTGCGCAGAACCTGAGCAGATTACAAAAAAGTCAGTGACACTTGTGAGTTCTCGTAGATCTAAAATAACGACATCGGCGGCTTTCTTGTCAAGGGCAAAATTTGCCGCGAGAAGGGCTAGGTCGTGTGAGCTGATTGCCAACGGCTTGGGACAACTCCTTTCTGTAAGGGCTCGTCTGTCACTCAGTTTTGGCTCCAGACTCCGCTGCAAACGATTCGAAGTCTTTCCCTACGACGATTGTCAAGTCAATACCGAGGAAGTTGTCGTCGAGTTCCTGAGACACAACATTCTCCGGCTTGATACCGAGAGCAGAGGCCAGCGATTGAGCATATTCCGTATCTGCCTCATCCCGAGTTATGATCATAGTCTCCGAGACTTCATAGGATTCGAAGTTATCTTCGTCGATCACATCGTATTCAACGTCTGCGACACCTGCGTCACGAATGACTTTAGCGGTCTTTGCAGCAGCCTTTGATATCCCACAACCATTGAGCACCTGCACGCGAACGTAGGACTTCTCCGGCGGCAGGCTTGTTGTCTCTCCCGTCATGACTTTCAGGACGGCAGATGAGACGAATACAAGCACTATGAGCGAGAGCAGACCGATCAGGTAATCGAGTCGCCTGGTTGACTTCGACGCAATGCGCATTTGATACGCCTTGTGCCGCGGAATATTGTCTCTGCGCTTCTTCAAAGGCATCAAACAGATGTTACCATGTTGGTTTTAGTACGACCATGCGCCAAACGGCGAATAGTAATGGTCGCGCCCATTCGAAAACACACCCGGCAAGCTTTCAAAGCCGATCATCAGACGAAACTTCTCGGATGGCTGGTACAGTATCTGGACATTCGGCAGGATTGTGCCGTAATCCGTCGTACCGCGATTACTGTTGGAGAACATAGTCCCCGGCTGGTGATACCATCCAAGTGCCACGTTGACATCGAGAGAATTCGAGACTTGATATCTCATTGAATTCATATAAAGGCCAATCGTCTGCCCGGTTCCACCGACAGACGAATAGACAACCGAGTAGCTGTGCTGCATGGAAAACCGACTCGGATCGAGAAGCGAAAACTTGCTCTCATATCGATTAGAGCCGATTGAAGTTGCAGAACTCGCGTCGACTGTCTTGTCGATGGCTGTCTCTGCCAGGGCGCAACTGTACATACTGATGAGCAGAGCGCATACTAAGGTGATATAAGCAGATTTCATGAGCGGTTCTATCTCCTGCAACTTATACGGATCAAGGAATGGTTTGTTCAGATTTTGTCAAGTTAAAACGATTTGCCCATAAGAGCTTCGAGCCGTTCGAGTTCGTCAGTCGAGTTGACACCGACGGTTTCACGGTAATCTTCCGCACAATATCCGGCAGTCGGCAGCCCCTGTTCAAGAAAAATCTGCATTACGTCGGTCAGATAGTACTCTCCCTGACTATTTTCATTATCGACACGGCTAAGAGCTTCAAAGAGCCGTTTTTTCTCAAAAACGAATATTCCGGTGTTGATCTCGGAGATTCGTCTCTCATCGTCGCTAGCGTCTTTGTGCTCGACGATCTTCAGAATCATGCCACCTGGATCTCTCACAATCCTTCCATATCCGGTCGGGTCGGGAAGCATGGCGGTCAGGACTGTCGCGACTGCGCCTCGCTTGCGGTGCTCTGCCAGCAGGTTCTTTACTGTTTCGGCCCTAAGCATCGGAACATCCCCGGCCAGTACAACAACATCGCCATCGAAATCTGAAAGCTGCTCTTCGGTCATCTGAACCGCGTGCCCTGTGCCAAGTTGCTGTTTCTGCTCGGCGAATGACACCCCAAAACGGCTGATCGCGTCGATGACACGCTCTGCCTGATGCCCGACGACTACAACAGTCTTGTCAATATCGAGCTCACGGAGTGTATCGAGCACGTGTTCGATAATCGGTTTGCCTGCAAGCAGATGGAGTACTTTCGGCAGGTCGGATTTCATACGCTTGCCCTTGCCGGCTGCAAGAACGACTGCGACCAGTGGATAAGGCTTACTTGACATTGGTTATTCTGTTGTTCTTATCGACCAAGACTATCCGCGGCCTGAATCCAGAGGCATTCTCTTGGGGGACAAGAGTATATGCAATGATAATTACTTCGTCGCCTTTCGATCCGAGCCGAGCTGCGGCACCGTTAAGACAAATCGTGCCGGAGTTTCTCTCACCTCTGATTGTGTATGTCTCTATTCTGCTGCCAGTGCTGAGATTAAGCACATGGACCTGCTCGTACTCAAACATGCCGCTGGCCTCCATCAGCTCCTCATCGATTGTGATAGAGCCCTCATATTCGAGGTTAGCCTCAGTGACAGTTGCGCGATGAATTTTCGCGCGGCACATGTTAATGTAGTTTTTGCTATCCATATATCTTCCGCCTATCCGAGTCGACTAAACTATAATATTATCAATAAGTCGGACTCCGTCAAGCCTCACAGCAACAGAAATTAGCACTTTTCCCGATACTCGTTTGATCGGATCGAGTGTTTCTGTGTCATTTATCGATATATAGTCGATCTCAGTTCCTTTGGTCTGCCGAATCTTTTTTCGAATGGCTGCGACTATCTTTCCGCAATCGGCTTCACCGGACCGGATCAGTTTCCTGGCCTCCTTCAACCCCTGAAAGATACACGCAGCCCGGTTCAATTGTTCCCCGTCGAAGTACCTGTTTCTCGACGACATCGCAAGGCCCGATTTTTCACGAACTGTTGGTGCCACAATAAGTTTCACTGGAATATTCAGGTCTTTCACCATTCTCCTCAACACCAGCGCCTGCTGGGCGTCCTTTTGCCCGAACAGAGCGACATCAGGTTGCACGATATTGAACAGCTTGGCGACGATCGTCGTAACTCCCCGAAAATGAGTCGGTCTCGATGCACCTTCGAGAATTGAGGTGATTTTCCCTGCTTCAACATAAGTAACATATCCATCCGGGTACATCTCAGCTTCATCCGGGAGAAACAAGTAATCGACATCGAGCTTACGAAGGCATCTCTTGTCTTCATCCAGCGATTGCGGGTACTTCGAGAGGTCTTCACTCTGACCGAATTGTGTTGGGTTTACGAATATGGAGACCACTACTATGTCGGCGAGCTTGTTGGCCTTGCGCACGAGAGAGAGGTGCCCTTCGTGCAGAGCGCCCATTGTCGGGACAAATGCTATCATTCTCCCGCGTCGCTTGGCATCCAGAACGGTCGACTGCATCTTAGCTGTTTTGCTTATGGTCTTCATATTCTTCTGATAGCTTTGGAAATCTCTGCGATCATAACCGGCCTGCCTGCTGCCGATTTCAGTAGGTTTCATCCTTCGAGGGGTAGCTTCCCGACCTGACATCAGACACGAACTTCTCACCTACCTCTTTTATTTTTCCGGCAAGGTCAAAGTACTTCCTGACGAATTTGGCTTCGAAGGTCTCATCAAGTCCCATGATGTCATTTATCACAAGTATTTGACCATCGACATCCGGTCCGGCGCCTATACCGATTGTGGGGATGCCGATGCGCCCGGTTATCTCAGCCGCAACATCCGGTTTCATAGCTTCGAGTACGACTGCAAAGCAGCCGGCATCCTCGATGGCTTCGGCTGATTCAAACAGGTAGTCTCTGGAGACGTTCTCCTTGCCCTGGACCCTGTAGCCGCCGAACTTGTGGATAGATTGCGGTGTCAGACCGATGTGTCCCATCACGGGAACTCCGACCTCAGCCAGACGCTTCAGAGTCGGTGCCATTTCTATGCCACCCTCAAGTTTCACGCCGTGTGCATCCGCTTCTTTCAGGTATCTTCCCGCATTGCCGACCGCCTCCGAGACAGATTGCTGATATGTCATGAAAGGCATATCGCCAATAACAATCGCCCGCTCGCTGCCTCGCACCACCGCCTCGGTATGAAAGAGACTCTGGTCGAGCGTGAGGGAGAGGGTGCTGGGCCTCCCATAGAAGACCATGTTCAGACTGTCGCCGACCAGCAACCCATCGACTCCGGCAGCATCAAGATATTTCGCGGTGAAGAAGTCGTACGCTGTCAGCCATACTTGTTTATCGCCTGAAGACTTTTTCTTAATGATATCGCGGATTGTGATTCTTTTCTTGCTCATATCGGTCACAGGAAAGACCTTCCGGGCGGGACGTAGTAATGAGTTCCTTTTATCGGCTTCGATATCTGAGTGAGCAAGTCTGCCAGATCTTCTTTGTTCTCGACGAAGTCGATCTCATCTGTCTTAACCACTAGTAGAGGTCCTTTGTCGTAGTTGAAGAAGTAGGAATTGTATGCTTCATTCAAATCGTGGAGATAGCCGATGTCGATATTCCTCTCGTATGAAACAGCCCGTTTCCGTATGCG
This genomic interval from Candidatus Zixiibacteriota bacterium contains the following:
- the pheA gene encoding prephenate dehydratase translates to MSPKKVAFQGERGSFSEVAAKELVGNDIIPIHCETFEAVFELVESRRAILGVIPIENSLIGSIHKNYDLLLEHDLKVVGETQARVQHSLIALPNASLSRIKQVYSHPAALDQCRDFFKKHPRLEPVTYYDTAGAVKMLAEKKLDNTAAIARPYAAEIYKMKIMKKSIEDEKSNYTRFLLLGRTQPGFQGRAKTSIVFSMKNQPGVLFKALSVFALRDIDLTKIESRPVRKKAWQYNFYVDFAGSIKEQHVKKALDHLSEITHFIRILGSYPMRVVRD
- the rho gene encoding transcription termination factor Rho, with protein sequence MDIVDLKTKTIAELLKMAEELDIPGVSGLRKQELIFKILEAKTEKDGLIFAEGVLEILDEGYGFLRSSDYNYLPGPDDIYVSPSQIKRFDLKTGDTVSGQVRPPKESERYFALLKIEAANFENPEIAKHKILFDNLTPLYPQDKIKLEYSPSEYTTRIMDLMTPIGKGQRGLIVSPPKAGKTIILQRIANAITSNHPEMKLIVLLIDERPEEVTEMKRSVKGEVVSSTFDEPAERHVQVADMVINKAKRLVEHQHDVVILLDSITRLARAHNSVVPHSGKILSGGVDSNALHRPKRFFGAARNIEEGGSLTIIGTALIETGSRMDEVIFEEFKGTGNMEIVLDRRLSDRRIFPAMDINRSGTRKEELLLSSDQLNKVWIMRKFLAEMNPVEGMEFLLDRIKKSKTNTKFLDSMKN
- the rsfS gene encoding ribosome silencing factor — protein: MSSHDLALLAANFALDKKAADVVILDLRELTSVTDFFVICSGSAHVHVKAIADHIKESLTQEDQKPWHIEGLPYGSWVLMDCIDVVVHVLLKERREFYGLERLWGDAPIERVKEEYQRD
- a CDS encoding LytR C-terminal domain-containing protein, whose translation is MRIASKSTRRLDYLIGLLSLIVLVFVSSAVLKVMTGETTSLPPEKSYVRVQVLNGCGISKAAAKTAKVIRDAGVADVEYDVIDEDNFESYEVSETMIITRDEADTEYAQSLASALGIKPENVVSQELDDNFLGIDLTIVVGKDFESFAAESGAKTE
- a CDS encoding NTP transferase domain-containing protein, producing the protein MSSKPYPLVAVVLAAGKGKRMKSDLPKVLHLLAGKPIIEHVLDTLRELDIDKTVVVVGHQAERVIDAISRFGVSFAEQKQQLGTGHAVQMTEEQLSDFDGDVVVLAGDVPMLRAETVKNLLAEHRKRGAVATVLTAMLPDPTGYGRIVRDPGGMILKIVEHKDASDDERRISEINTGIFVFEKKRLFEALSRVDNENSQGEYYLTDVMQIFLEQGLPTAGYCAEDYRETVGVNSTDELERLEALMGKSF
- a CDS encoding aspartate 1-decarboxylase; the encoded protein is MDSKNYINMCRAKIHRATVTEANLEYEGSITIDEELMEASGMFEYEQVHVLNLSTGSRIETYTIRGERNSGTICLNGAAARLGSKGDEVIIIAYTLVPQENASGFRPRIVLVDKNNRITNVK
- the panC gene encoding pantoate--beta-alanine ligase; this encodes MKTISKTAKMQSTVLDAKRRGRMIAFVPTMGALHEGHLSLVRKANKLADIVVVSIFVNPTQFGQSEDLSKYPQSLDEDKRCLRKLDVDYLFLPDEAEMYPDGYVTYVEAGKITSILEGASRPTHFRGVTTIVAKLFNIVQPDVALFGQKDAQQALVLRRMVKDLNIPVKLIVAPTVREKSGLAMSSRNRYFDGEQLNRAACIFQGLKEARKLIRSGEADCGKIVAAIRKKIRQTKGTEIDYISINDTETLDPIKRVSGKVLISVAVRLDGVRLIDNIIV
- the panB gene encoding 3-methyl-2-oxobutanoate hydroxymethyltransferase produces the protein MSKKRITIRDIIKKKSSGDKQVWLTAYDFFTAKYLDAAGVDGLLVGDSLNMVFYGRPSTLSLTLDQSLFHTEAVVRGSERAIVIGDMPFMTYQQSVSEAVGNAGRYLKEADAHGVKLEGGIEMAPTLKRLAEVGVPVMGHIGLTPQSIHKFGGYRVQGKENVSRDYLFESAEAIEDAGCFAVVLEAMKPDVAAEITGRIGIPTIGIGAGPDVDGQILVINDIMGLDETFEAKFVRKYFDLAGKIKEVGEKFVSDVRSGSYPSKDETY